A single window of Leishmania panamensis strain MHOM/PA/94/PSC-1 chromosome 35 sequence DNA harbors:
- a CDS encoding flagellum transition zone component, putative (TriTrypDB/GeneDB-style sysID: LpmP.35.6380): MATPHHLYPAERAREGIYVRSPLTEAEEAMQFLPGSRFLSSTEFKRVYLGGGIDNESSTAAAERWSSSSPNGTFSKTAQPCSLLESYVSRGARAGSLPHAIHAPRRPATTAVARFHRKDNDRRTARQLRCLYGGVDGRIRVSDTFEIHTPSPPRSSALRPTVDEQGPCRPKRLTSKAPPAVAPAALCSAHTPLPHQLRSRVCSARCAMSSPMRTTSGAEQLHRGQLRTEDAWLAVTRELTDKKREAQNLQQQLQRAHVLLRSLHGVTANMLDEDADASGVADPATAMTAGCKSTGDDVPGVATSVEQLRPREYWQRRAYFLLKQNEELRAESERFRRSSHRSKVHALLQELKSARGELSRYRRQASAVATSLASANEVEPDAGGSGIDLGIPQHDNGKMINDPVTLRLIPCSSAVSSFLVPSIDDGVLRQKDDAIRNLQERLQLLTQQYEKTDVELITTKRRLEDMMHHYSAMQAEWRALAQLPQELARAQQQLATTQARLLDCDRELVAFHQLLDTQASPTTLRALIDERDHLVELLRQRQQSEAALRNDMNVVQQQMVQSVEQKYQRLSAEQHAMSRDREAQHKETILRLRKEVTTLEHLLGVQREAFDAQQAEHAGELEEELAQRLLELVRRPEAGAGGNDLFAPRSLNVTALPQPTSHDRQPPTAAESRLPLGEASLARTPAATPALLRHPGTEHAKMDPLLRTASSLEGVASSYSAGVVASPTAAQDDTPTHADRDAGDSTLSSMSETIDSSASNNSLTSDCNDEVTSLSSAPTHPSRSHTGDSADSTSSEYLSDILARQQLASDVDDVVTATDEMSVTSASSSAEEAYSDSEDEGRDEKMVEKPSTPDSDSSIASSADSSPHPTLGAEGAAKQQRSATSTTNTPSAHAQDYVIDLPAQQVDMVSPVSIFINRTSSTGPLFSSDLRVVVHSPPMSLQPTESVTDFTTTQQTLPSTSETKNGSNSSSSGSFSPSSSLSSLGSPPSDVSNDAASPSVDLHAREPHGVPVRQMEEGRVETPSSSLISGAPVLVESIMQSTLPLPDPDATAPSTVALPGNEGRSPLSLLRSPGANAPTILLKYGVPIPPPAALTPVVASNLYPPRHASSFLLTGIANDDHFNGSGAEVSRGGMVSRIHSNIHNTSFDLAHQYSGNASFDFVGPLAERHRLEDMQSTLVSSRQSLSTTVTVGGDVGGAASAIPSEALGSISRGGGALMGAGAAGLRKTPSPSLRTDALQTSKSVFFTRDEDHDERATGAAPTAGIANAERRGEERASDLGSGGSFTGISYQGDVDDMASSISAERVAAETREREVSLARELPYAGPIGSACGMASSEDVSVAKAPVPSETMQVDLAAGADRDAFSPTAATALSRANFANLSPISKSLPQEEHTPLSFNPEGRGEAKLEAGDAESATPPSDQSPTVPPTEALTTQPGVADVELPALPAAAAITMATPASPFVPFPPQVAIPASPQAARPSPSPPKFFLLPPRVAVPLPPST; this comes from the coding sequence ATGGCAACGCCGCACCACCTGTACCCGGCAGAAAGGGCCAGGGAAGGTATCTATGttcgctctcccctcacGGAAGCTGAGGAGGCAATGCAGTTTTTACCCGGCAGTCGCTTCCTGAGCTCGACGGAATTCAAACGGGTCTACCTCGGCGGTGGCATAGACAATGAATCATCTACAGCTGCGGCCGAGCGTTGGTCAAGCTCGTCCCCTAATGGCACTTTTTCGAAGACTGCACAGCCATGCTCCCTTTTGGAGAGCTACGTTTCACGGGGCGCGCGTGCTGGTTCACTTCCCCATGCCATCCATGCTCCGCGCAGaccagccaccaccgctgttgcACGTTTCCATCGCAAAGACAATGACCGACGGACAGCGCGTCAACTCCGGTGCCTGTACGGTGGCGTGGATGGCCGTATACGTGTATCCGACACGTTTGAAATTCACACACCCTCGCCTCCACGATCATCGGCGCTAAGACCCACTGTGGATGAACAAGGGCCATGCAGACCGAAAAGGCTAACAAGCAAAGCACCGCCCGCTGTCGCTCCAGCTGCCCTGTGCTCGGCACATACGCCGCTGCCCCACCAGCTGCGCTCGCGCGTGTGTTCTGCTCGCTGTGCCATGTCGTCACCGATGAGGACAACGTCAGGCGCGGAGCAACTTCATCGCGGTCAGCTGCGCACAGAGGATGCCTGGCTTGCGGTGACGCGTGAGCTGACCGAtaagaagagggaggcgcagaaccttcagcagcagctgcaacgaGCGCATGTCCTGCTCCGTTCTCTGCACGGCGTCACAGCCAACATGCTCGACGAAGACGCTGACGCGTCCGGCGTTGCTGACCCAGCAACCGCAATGACCGCAGGCTGTAAGTCGACGGGTGATGACGTGCCGGGAGTTGCCACCTCTGTAGAACAGCTCCGTCCGAGGGAGTACTGGCAGCGCCGTGCGTACTTCTTATTGAAGCAGAATGAGGAGCTACGGGCGGAGTCAGAACGGTTTCGCCGCAGCTCTCACCGCAGCAAAGTGCACGCTTTACTACAAGAGCTGAAGTCGGCGCGCGGAGAGCTTAGTCGATATCGGAGACAGGCGAGTGCTGTGGCTACGTCACTGGCGTCTGCCAATGAGGTGGAGCCTGATGCCGGTGGCTCAGGAATTGACCTAGGCATCCCTCAGCATGACAATGGAAAGATGATAAACGACCCTGTCACATTACGCCTAATACCATGTAGTAGCGCGGTGTCGTCGTTTCTGGTACCTTCCATCGATGATGGGGTTCTCCGCCAGAAGGACGACGCCATTCGTAACTTGCAAGAGCGTCTTCAGCTGTTGACACAGCAGTACGAGAAGACTGACGTGGAACTCATCACAACAAAGCGACGACTGGAGGATATGATGCATCACTACAGCGCCATGCAGGCGGAGTGGAGGGCTCTGGCGCAGCTCCCGCAGGAACTCGCTcgtgctcagcagcagttgGCTACCACTCAGGCCCGCCTCCTCGACTGCGACCGAGAGTTGGTGGCGTTTCACCAACTGCTCGACACACAAGCGTCACCCACCACGCTGCGCGCATTAATTGACGAGCGTGACCATCTCGTCGAGCTGCTTCGACAGCGTCAGCAAAGCGAGGCAGCCTTGCGCAACGATATGAACGTggtacagcagcagatggTTCAATCTGTGGAGCAAAAGTATCAGAGGCTGTCTGCAGAGCAACACGCCATGTCACGCGATCGCGAGGCGCAACACAAGGAGACGATACTGAGACTTCGGAAGGAAGTGACCACCCTTGAGCACCTGCTGggggtgcagagagaggcattCGATGCACAGCAAGCAGAGCATGCGGGAGAGcttgaggaggagctggcgcagcggtTGCTCGAGTTAGTGCGGCGACCCGAGGCTGGAGCAGGGGGTAACGACCTCTTCGCGCCCCGTTCACTGAATGTAACCGCGTTACCGCAGCCAACATCGCACGACAGACAGCCACCCACGGCTGCTGAATCCCGTCTTCCGTTGGGCGAGGCGTCACTAGCGCGGACACCGGCAGCTACCCCGGCGTTACTACGCCATCCAGGCACCGAACATGCGAAGATGGACCCTTTGCTGCGGACAGCCAGTTCCCTGGAGGGTGTAGCGTCGTCCTACAGTGCGGGAGTCGTCGCGAGTCCGACAGCTGCGCAAGATGACACTCCCACTCACGCCGACAGAGACGCGGGGGACTCCACACTGTCCTCCATGTCGGAGACGATAGACAGCAGTGCCAGCAATAACTCCCTTACGAGCGATTGCAACGACGAGGTAACGTCACTTTCCtccgcgccgacgcacccATCGCGTAGCCACACCGGCGACTCGGCGGATTCCACGTCGAGTGAGTATCTGAGCGACATATTagcgcgccagcagctggcTAGCGACGTCGACGACGTTGTTACTGCAACCGACGAAATGAGTGTCACATCGGCCTCCTCGAGCGCCGAGGAAGCCtacagcgacagcgaagatGAAGGCAGAGATGAGAAAATGGTAGAGAAGCCTAGCACGCCCGATTCAGACTCTtccatcgcctcctctgcagATTCTTCCCCTCACCCCACTTTGGGTGCCGAGGGCGCAGctaagcagcagcggtccgCCACCAGCACAACGAACACGCCCTCCGCCCACGCCCAGGATTACGTCATTGACCTCCCCGCGCAACAGGTCGACATGGTATCCCCAGTTTCCATTTTCATTAaccgcacctcctcgaccGGTCCTTTGTTCTCCTCCGATTTGCGAGTTGTGGTGCACTCGCCTCCCATGAGCTTGCAACCGACCGAGTCGGTTACAGACTTCACTACGACACAGCAGACGCTCCCCAGCACCAGCGAAACCAAGAACGGAAGCAATAGCTCGAGCAGCGGCTCAttctcaccctcttcctccctgtcCTCGTTGGGCTCGCCGCCCTCTGACGTCAGCAATGACGCAGCAAGCCCATCCGTAGACCTCCACGCACGTGAGCCCCACGGCGTCCCGGTGAGGCAAATGGAAGAGGGCCGTGTAGAAacgcccagcagcagccttaTCTCTGGAGCGCCGGTACTGGTCGAGTCTATTATGCAGTCAACGCTGCCTCTCCCCGATCCCGATGCGACGGCACCGTccacggtggcgctgcccGGAAATGAGGGCAGATCTCCTCTGTCACTCTTGCGCTCCCCTGGCGCCAACGCACCGACGATCCTCCTCAAGTACGGTGTGCCGATCCCGCCCCCTGCTGCCCTCACACCAGTTGTTGCCTCCAACCTATACccgccacgccacgccagTTCGTTTCTGCTGACGGGCATTGCTAACGATGACCACTTCAACGGCAGCGGAGCGGAAGTGAGCCGCGGTGGGATGGTTTCCCGCATACACAGCAACATTCACAACACAAGCTTCGATCTCGCCCACCAGTACTCTGGCAACGCCTCCTTTGACTTTGTGGGGCCGCTTGCGGAGCGTCACCGCTTGGAAGACATGCAGAGCACTTTGGTATCCTCTCGACAATCATTGAGCACCACTGTGACTGTTGGTGGCGACGTCGGTGGTGCGGCGTCCGCCATTCCGAGCGAGGCGCTTGGGAGCATCAGCCGCGGCGGGGGTGCTCTTATGGGCGCTGGGGCGGCTGGTCTGCGCAAGACTCCATCCCCTTCGTTACGCACTGATGCGTTGCAAACGAGCAAATCCGTGTTCTTCACGAGGGATGAGGACCACGACGAAAGGGCCACTGGTGCAGCACCGACCGCAGGTATTGCAAATGCCGAGCGGcgaggcgaggagagggcgtCAGATCtaggcagtggtggcagctTTACGGGGATATCCTACCAGGGCGATGTCGACGACATGGCATCCAGCATCTCTGCCgagcgtgtcgctgctgagacGCGTGAGCGAGAAGTGTCACTTGCACGTGAGCTTCCCTACGCTGGTCCCATCGGTAGCGCTTGTGGCATGGCATCAAGTGAAGATGTGTCAGTGGCGAAGGCTCCAGTACCCAGTGAGACTATGCAAGTTGATCTTGCAGCTGGTGCTGATCGGGATGCCTTCTCCCCCACCGCGGCAACTGCGTTGTCTCGCGCAAACTTTGCCAACCTCAGCCCAATCTCGAAGTCACTCCCGCAGGAAGAGCACACGCCATTGTCTTTTAACCCTGAGGGCAGGGGCGAAGCAAAGTTGGAGGCGGGGGACGCTGAGTCCGCCACCCCGCCGAGCGACCAAAGCCCCACGGTACCGCCCACAGAGGCACTGACAACACAACCTGGTGTAGCCGACGTTGAGCTACCCGCGCtgcccgctgccgcggcgatcACGATGGCGACTCCGGCGTCACCTTTTGTCCCTTTTCCGCCACAAGTGGCGATACCAGCGTCTCCGCAAGCAGCGCGAccttcaccatcaccgccaaaGTTTTTCCTGCTCCCTCCTCGAGTGGCGGTGCCTTTGCCACCTTCCACGTAG
- the ARL-3B gene encoding ADP ribosylation factor 3, putative (TriTrypDB/GeneDB-style sysID: LpmP.35.6390), producing the protein MGILDFLVRIRRIRRPAGVLILGLDNAGKTSILRQLSDEDVSNVAPTQGFQIKKLVSGGIKLNVWDMGGQRAARYYWRQYFKQADVIIYVVDAANPRRIHEARCELEHLLEEEKVAGVPMLFFANKQDLLGALSVEEITVALNLTDLRDRRWHIQACSAKTGEGLDEGISWAVKQVKK; encoded by the coding sequence ATGGGGATCTTAGACTTCTTGGTGCGTATCCGCCGCATCAGGAGACCGGCTGGCGTTTTAATCCTAGGTCTCGACAACGCTGGCAAGACAAGCATTCTGCGTCAGctcagcgacgaggacgtcTCTAACGTGGCACCCACGCAGGGATTTCAGATTAAGAAGCTCGTCTCCGGCGGGATCAAGCTTAACGTGTGGGATATGGGAGGCCAGCGTGCGGCGCGCTACTACTGGCGTCAGTACTTCAAACAAGCCGACGTCATCATCTACGTTGTGGATGCGGCCAATCCCCGACGCATTCACGAGGCACGCTGTGAGCTGGAGCacctcctcgaggaggagaaggtggctGGGGTGCCAATGCTTTTCTTCGCGAACAAGCAGGATCTACTTGGTGCGCTGTCGGTAGAAGAGATTACTGTAGCGCTTAACTTGACAGATTTGCGAGACCGGCGCTGGCACATTCAGGCGTGCTCAGCCAAGACAGGTGAGGGGCTGGATGAGGGCATCAGTTGGGCTGTGAAGCAGGTGAAGAAGTAA
- a CDS encoding hypothetical protein (TriTrypDB/GeneDB-style sysID: LpmP.35.6400) — protein sequence MSFMSYVWSLWGPSPASADYTPRGGSGASAQQLGSGLWPLSAQVREEMKRGTRYNMKVVLRGTRATGKSTLLARLSGHPLPVRYTPSTELIASTMRLQGELCAPHEGTKVDIWEVVEEGRQRSASSLSENPGTEVAAHVSTVQLHEILRLATDARLLDIYSRCQLVIFMIDPRQRSSWEYAKQETLHIPPTCCILYALNFSDVGPLTATSDTVALDEVESWCNRVRRATTGFIHRVLEGRQAPAEFSVRAMTAVLSAQTGAGMLGVLRALHVASTLVRISAEEVRVQELLALLARQQAVSIADCQSLPTPPVGPASVEGTHADQSPASGTAPSGEALRTEPHTQASSLPPFSNTSVGYALNTAAPSSMRDAAQAPHHPFLATPEAKTCTTPASQPDSGGLIVQHRSSTVAVALHNKTGGAQGDGKVTNPYQTSGTRPISDSEAMRLFLGASDSVASGRSSPRSSSSSVPGTTSGGGWVGTTYCPTAHLPVVPSAAPSIVNLAHEGLAQNSSADACANTGVSGLTPPPLSTKPPSPLPTPQVVRPPAEELVVSLATNMVHDVSVPVDNFFAEEREKGELTGEASEGDPATPLSPAPQSVSPVLRTARTLTTQRVVRRECMHISGQTAAPDPVFHVDVSTILAQMTAALTADVSIPTAGGDSHKAVLQHATQLDSAQQEVLSVKSAKKLPYSAPDSSAARGRHHHHHRKKHRDAANRNATTAVTETPEKVDNGSFDLVLV from the coding sequence ATGTCCTTCATGAGCTACGTGTGGTCTCTCTGGGGCCCTTCTCCCGCCTCCGCCGACTACACTCCgagaggtggcagtggcgcgtCGGCCCAGCAGTTAGGCAGCGGGTTGTGGCCTCTCTCCGCTCAGGTGCGGGAGGAaatgaagagaggcacacgctACAACATGAAGGTTGTGCTGCGCGGCACCCGCGCCACCGGCAAGAGCACTTTGCTGGCGCGTCTGAGCGGCCAcccgctgccggtgcggtACACCCCGTCCACCGAGCTTATCGCTTCGACAATGCGATTGCAAGGGGAGCTTTGCGCCCCGCACGAAGGGACGAAGGTCGACATCTGGGAGGTGGTTGAGGAGGGTCGCCAGCGATCTGCCTCTTCATTGTCCGAAAACCCCGGCACTGAAGTGGCGGCCCATGTCTCGACAGTACAGCTGCACGAGATTCTGCGTCTGGCGACAGATGCACGGTTGCTGGACATATACTCGAGGTGCCAACTCGTTATATTCATGATCGACCCTCGTCAGCGCAGCTCATGGGAGTACGCAAAGCAGGAAACTCTGCACATTCCACCCACGTGCTGCATCCTGTACGCCCTGAACTTCTCCGATGTGGGGCCACTAACTGCCACCAGCGATACCGTCGCACTGGATGAGGTGGAGTCATGGTGTAATCGTGTGCGTCGAGCTACCACAGGCTTTATACATCGCGTGCTAGAGGGTCGCCAGGCTCCAGCTGAATTCTCGGTGCGTGCcatgacggcggtgctgagcgCTCAGACGGGTGCTGGAATGCTGGGCGTCCTGCGAGCTCTGCACGTGGCCAGCACACTGGTACGCATCTCCGCTGAGGAGGTGCGAGTGCAGGAACTCTTAGCCCTCCTAGCGCGTCAGCAGGCCGTGTCTATTGCTGATTGCCAATCATTACCCACCCCACCAGTCGGCCCAGCATCAGTTGAGGGCACTCATGCTGACCAATCGCCCGCGTCAGGGACGGCACCGTCTGGTGAGGCGCTGAGAACTGAGCCACACACCCAAGCATCATCACTGCCTCCGTTTTCCAACACTTCTGTAGGGTATGCATTGAATACTGCAGCGCCCAGCTCAATGAGAGATGCTGCACAGGCACCACACCATCCCTTTCTAGCGACCCCCGAGGCGAAGACATGCACGACGCCAGCGTCGCAACCAGACTCGGGCGGCCTGATagtgcagcaccgctccAGCACTGTCGCGGTTGCTCTCCATAATAAAACAGGCGGCGCTCAGGGTGACGGGAAAGTCACCAACCCGTACCAGACCTCGGGCACCCGTCCGATAAGCGACTCGGAGGCCATGAGACTGTTTCTGGGCGCTAGCGACTCCGTTGCATCGGGTAGGTCGTCACCCcgctcgtcctcctcctctgtgcccGGTACGacgagcggcggtggctgggTGGGGACAACATATTGCCCCACCGCGCATCTGCCCGTCGTCCCTAGTGCAGCGCCATCAATCGTGAATCTAGCTCACGAAGGGCTGGCACAAAACAGCTCTGCTGATGCCTGTGCCAACACAGGGGTCTCTGGCTTGACGCCTCCACCACTGTCGACGAagccgccttctccactgccCACTCCCCAGGTTGTGCGACCGCCAGCAGAGGAGCTGGTAGTCTCTCTGGCTACCAATATGGTGCATGACGTGAGTGTACCTGTGGACAACTTCTTtgctgaagagagagagaaaggcgagtTGACTGGCGAGGCTTCAGAGGGCGATCCTGCGACACCACTTTCTCCTGCACCGCAGTCAGTAAGCCCTGTCTTGCGTACCGCCCGCACATTGACAACACAGCGTGTAGTGCGGAGGGAATGCATGCACATCTCTGGTCAAACAGCGGCCCCAGACCCTGTTTTTCACGTTGACGTGTCCACCATCCTCGCGCAGATGACGGCTGCTCTCACGGCTGATGTGTCTATCCCCACTGCAGGCGGTGATTCTcacaaggcggtgctgcaacaCGCCACCCAGCTCGACTCCGCacagcaggaggtgctgtcGGTAAAGAGCGCGAAAAAGTTGCCGTACTCGGCGCCTGACAGCTCTGCCGCTCGtgggcgccaccaccaccaccaccgaaAGAAGCACCGTGATGCGGCAAACAGGAACGCGACGACCGCCGTGACGGAGACACCGGAGAAGGTGGACAATGGAAGCTTTGACTTGGTTCTCGTGTAG
- a CDS encoding small G-protein, putative (TriTrypDB/GeneDB-style sysID: LpmP.35.6410), with protein MLDEEESIKVIVVGDGNVGKTSLLHRFVKGYFIDQYRKTIGAEFMEMDVFLRSTNSTVRLMLWDTAGQEVFNALTQAYYRGAGAAILAFSSVDRDSFMSVSAWKQRVESVCGPITMVLCQTKFDLSHEAVITNAEAEKLANQLEVPLFRVSTKDDFNVTQLFEFAAQRCVASATQDETTEEQADDVGNVGRLNETEESTAKVSAAAASSMAPGKQHGDGGAVTAHAPSTAAAFPSPPAARKSKACGPDAIEEATRTACNSSGGWKEEEKPSSRAKSTVILMDRKGKTHHKKKSLKCLLY; from the coding sequence ATGCtggacgaagaggagagtaTCAAGGTGATCGTGGTCGGTGATGGCAATGTTGGCAAGACGtctctgctgcaccgctttgTGAAGGGTTACTTCATTGATCAGTACCGCAAGACTATCGGTGCTGAGTTTATGGAGATGGATGTGTTTCTCCGATCCACCAATAGTACGGTGAGGCTCATGCTCTGGGACACCGCGGGGCAGGAAGTGTTTAATGCGCTGACGCAGGCTTACTaccgtggcgctggtgccgccaTTCTGGCATTTAGCAGTGTCGATCGCGATAGTTTCATGAGCGTTTCGGCGTGGAAGCAGCGGGTTGAGTCCGTGTGTGGCCCCATTACGATGGTCTTATGCCAGACAAAGTTTGACCTCTCTCACGAGGCTGTCATCACGAatgcggaggcggagaagctcGCCAATCAGCTCGAGGTGCCACTGTTTCGTGTGTCCACCAAGGACGACTTTAATGTGACGCAGCTGTTCGAGttcgcggcgcagcggtgtgtTGCGAGCGCGACGCAGGACGAGACGACCGAGGAGCAAGCAGACGACGTGGGGAACGTTGGTCGCTTAAATGAAACAGAGGAATCGACTGCAAAGGTgtcggctgcggcggcgtcttCGATGGCCCCGGGGAAACAACATGGTGACGGTGGTGCAGTAACTGCCCATGCGCCTAGCACGGCGGCCGCgttcccctctccaccagcAGCCAGGAAGTCGAAAGCGTGCGGCCCCGATGCTATCGAAGAGGCTACTAGAACCGCATGCAACTCGAGCGGAGGctggaaagaggaggagaagcctTCGTCTAGGGCAAAGAGCACGGTAATACTGATGGATCGGAAAGGGAAGACCCATCATAAGAAAAAGTCCCTCAAGTGCCTCCTCTACTAG
- a CDS encoding chaperone protein DNAj, putative (TriTrypDB/GeneDB-style sysID: LpmP.35.6430), giving the protein MGVDYYKVLGVSRNAKPNEIKKAYHQLALKYHPDKNTDNREKAERKFKEVSEAYDVLSDEKKKKIYDLYGEEGLKGGVPEDGGAGMGGAGMPTGGMPGGFHGTTYHFSSTDAFKIFNQFFGSSDPFVGGEAFGGGGPGLHRVFRGYGGPEGFTTGFGTPQASPTCDVPPMEYTFACTLEEIYTGCTKKFNVSRNTPSGAEKKMFEVKVLPGYKKGTKIRFEREGGRVEGYPPNVLADMVFILDERPHPRFERRNADLHTTLHINLKQALLGSTVFVKGIDGQTISLPLNGVSKSGRKLRVSGSGLPDRKTNRKGDLYVTIAVDFPDVLTEDTKRLIEQCKF; this is encoded by the coding sequence ATGGGCGTGGACTATTATAAGGTGCTTGGCGTCAGCCGAAACGCCAAGCCGAATGAGATCAAGAAAGCATACCACCAGCTCGCCCTCAAGTATCACCCAGACAAGAACACTGACAACCGTGAAAAGGCAGAGCGCAAGTTCAAAGAGGTGAGCGAGGCGTATGACGTGCTCAGTgacgagaaaaagaagaagatcTACGACCTCTATGGCGAAGAGGGCTTGAAGGGTGGAGTGCCGGAGGACGGTGGTGCCGGTatgggcggcgctggcatGCCAACAGGCGGTATGCCAGGCGGCTTTCACGGCACCACGTACCACTTCTCCAGCACCGATGCCTTCAAGATCTTTAATCAGTTCTTCGGCTCGTCGGACCCGTTTGTGGGGGGTGAGGCctttggcggtggtggtccTGGTCTCCATCGCGTTTTCCGCGGCTACGGCGGCCCGGAAGGATTCACCACGGGGTTTGGCACCCCACAGGCATCTCCGACGTGCGACGTGCCACCGATGGAGTATACGTTTGCGTGCACGCTGGAGGAAATCTACACTGGCTGCACAAAGAAGTTCAACGTATCCCGCAACACGCCATCTggagcagagaagaaaatgtTCGAGGTGAAGGTGCTTCCCGGGTACAAAAAAGGCACGAAGATCCGCTTTGAGCGCGAGGGCGGGCGGGTGGAGGGGTACCCGCCAAACGTGCTGGCAGACATGGTCTTTATCTTGGATGAACGGCCACACCCACGGTTTGAGCGACGTAACGCTGATCTCCACACCACGTTGCACATCAATCTCAAACAGGCTCTGCTTGGCAGCACAGTATTCGTGAAGGGCATCGACGGCCAGACGATCTCCTTGCCTCTTAATGGCGTCAGCAAAAGTGGTCGCAAGCTGCGCGTGTCGGGATCTGGCTTGCCGGATCGCAAGACGAACCGCAAAGGCGATTTGTACGTGACCATTGCAGTTGATTTTCCCGACGTGTTGACCGAAGACACGAAACGCTTGATTGAGCAGTGCAAATTCTAG